Proteins encoded within one genomic window of Cytophagales bacterium:
- the xylA gene encoding xylose isomerase, with translation MAIIGAQEFFPGIGDIPFEGPGSDNPFAYQYYNSEQEVLGKKMKDHFKFAIAYWHSFCNTGGDPFGPGTIEFPWDKKSDAVARAKDKMDAAFEFISKLGLEYFCFHDVDLVDEGPTLKEFEQRLDAIVNYGIEKKKGNNIKVLWGTANLFSNPRYMNGASTNPDFNTLAYAGAQLKNAIDATIALGGENYVFWGGREGYMSLLNTDMKRELDHMGQFLTMARDYARGQGFNGTFFIEPKPAEPSKHQYDFDSATVVGFLNQYGLQDDFKINIEVNHATLAGHTFQHELQVAANANMLGSIDANRGDYQNGWDTDQFPINLTELVESMLVIVKSDGLQGGGVNFDAKRRRNSTDLEDLFHAHIGGIDAFARALLITEKLLNDTDYDARVKGRYASYDTGLGKAYEEGNLSLSDLHAFAHENGEPAQISGKQEYLENLINRCI, from the coding sequence ATGGCAATCATCGGAGCACAAGAATTTTTCCCCGGAATCGGAGATATTCCGTTTGAGGGACCAGGATCAGATAATCCTTTTGCTTATCAATATTACAACTCGGAGCAAGAGGTTCTGGGAAAGAAAATGAAGGATCACTTCAAATTTGCCATCGCTTACTGGCACTCCTTCTGCAACACGGGTGGCGATCCCTTTGGTCCAGGGACCATTGAATTTCCATGGGACAAAAAGTCCGATGCGGTAGCGCGAGCCAAAGACAAAATGGATGCTGCCTTTGAGTTTATTTCGAAGCTTGGCCTGGAATACTTTTGCTTTCACGATGTGGATCTGGTGGATGAAGGCCCCACATTGAAGGAATTTGAGCAACGTCTCGATGCCATTGTGAATTATGGCATTGAAAAGAAAAAGGGGAATAACATTAAGGTACTCTGGGGAACTGCCAATTTATTCAGCAATCCACGCTACATGAATGGCGCTTCCACCAATCCTGATTTCAACACACTGGCTTACGCAGGTGCCCAACTGAAAAATGCGATCGATGCTACCATTGCCCTTGGTGGTGAGAATTATGTGTTTTGGGGTGGTCGTGAGGGCTACATGAGCTTACTGAATACGGACATGAAGCGTGAGTTGGATCATATGGGCCAATTTCTGACCATGGCCCGGGACTATGCACGGGGACAAGGATTCAATGGCACATTCTTTATCGAACCAAAACCAGCTGAACCTAGCAAGCACCAATATGATTTTGACAGTGCCACCGTGGTTGGATTCCTTAATCAATACGGATTACAGGATGACTTTAAGATCAACATCGAAGTGAATCATGCAACACTTGCCGGTCATACCTTCCAACACGAGTTGCAAGTAGCCGCCAATGCGAACATGCTGGGCAGCATTGATGCGAATCGTGGTGACTATCAAAATGGCTGGGATACGGATCAGTTTCCGATCAACTTAACAGAATTGGTGGAAAGCATGCTGGTCATTGTTAAATCCGATGGATTGCAGGGAGGTGGCGTCAACTTCGATGCGAAACGTCGAAGGAATTCCACAGACCTGGAGGACTTATTCCATGCTCATATTGGTGGTATCGATGCGTTTGCAAGAGCACTACTGATCACTGAGAAATTACTTAACGATACAGATTATGATGCTCGAGTAAAAGGGCGATATGCTTCTTATGATACGGGGCTGGGCAAAGCTTATGAAGAGGGGAATCTCTCATTGTCAGACCTACATGCTTTCGCTCATGAAAATGGCGAGCCCGCACAGATCAGCGGCAAACAGGAGTATTTAGAGAATCTGATTAACCGGTGTATTTAG
- a CDS encoding FGGY family carbohydrate kinase: MKLLGIDLGSSSIKVAVVDSESGKCLGNEQYPKTEMAIQSPQPGWAEQDPENWWQVLKDALLLLKKRVDLSDIGAIGIAYQMHGLVAIDADQHLVRPSIIWCDSRAVNQGDAAFAKIGSNKALSTLLNSPGNFTASKLGWVKHHEPEKFEQIKHIMLPGDYLAMKLSGAVQTTASGLSEGIFWDFQSRSLSEDVIDSFGFEAALIPELVPNIGIQCQVSSSAADELGIPAGIPIAYRAGDQPNNALSLNVFEPGEVATTAGTSAVIYAVDDQNRFDPTQRVNSFLHVIDTLENPRNGVLLCVNGCGILYSWLRQVLSTSAPLMGYDQMNQEAAKASIGSEGLQFFPFGNGAERLLGNQNVFAHLHQLDLNRHDRPHLIRAAQEGIVFAMNYGLEVFQEMGIDVMVMKAGMANLFQSDLFQSVFVNTTGVPLQLLETDGAEGAARAAGVGIGNWSRKEAFDNLKEIKTIEPNAVDQSAYTDAYQDWKNNLAHFIKH, translated from the coding sequence ATGAAATTACTCGGTATAGATTTGGGAAGTTCCTCCATCAAAGTCGCGGTTGTTGATAGCGAATCCGGTAAGTGCCTTGGTAATGAACAATATCCTAAAACAGAAATGGCGATCCAATCGCCTCAACCAGGTTGGGCCGAGCAAGACCCTGAAAATTGGTGGCAAGTATTGAAGGATGCATTGCTATTGTTGAAAAAGCGTGTGGACCTATCCGATATTGGGGCCATTGGCATCGCTTATCAGATGCATGGTTTAGTAGCGATAGATGCAGATCAGCATCTGGTTCGGCCTTCTATCATCTGGTGTGATTCTCGTGCAGTAAACCAGGGAGATGCGGCCTTTGCCAAAATCGGGTCGAACAAAGCATTAAGTACACTACTTAATTCACCTGGTAATTTCACAGCTTCCAAACTGGGCTGGGTGAAGCATCACGAGCCTGAAAAGTTCGAGCAGATCAAACACATCATGCTACCAGGTGACTATCTGGCAATGAAGCTTTCGGGAGCAGTGCAAACTACGGCCTCAGGACTATCTGAAGGTATCTTCTGGGATTTCCAGTCACGCTCTTTATCAGAGGATGTTATAGACAGTTTTGGATTCGAAGCCGCGCTTATTCCTGAACTGGTTCCGAATATAGGAATCCAATGTCAGGTATCTTCGTCTGCTGCGGATGAGCTTGGAATTCCCGCGGGAATTCCTATTGCTTATCGTGCCGGTGATCAGCCCAATAATGCACTTTCCCTCAATGTGTTTGAACCCGGAGAAGTAGCTACTACTGCCGGAACTTCTGCTGTCATTTATGCAGTGGATGATCAAAACCGATTCGACCCCACCCAGCGTGTAAATTCTTTCTTACATGTAATTGATACTCTGGAAAATCCCAGAAACGGGGTATTGCTTTGCGTGAATGGATGTGGCATTTTATATAGCTGGCTGAGACAAGTATTAAGTACCTCCGCTCCATTGATGGGTTACGATCAGATGAATCAGGAAGCTGCCAAGGCTTCCATTGGATCGGAAGGCCTGCAATTTTTCCCATTCGGCAATGGTGCAGAACGATTATTGGGAAATCAGAATGTGTTTGCCCATTTGCATCAATTAGATCTAAATCGACACGACCGGCCGCATCTAATTCGAGCAGCTCAGGAAGGCATTGTATTCGCGATGAACTACGGATTAGAAGTTTTTCAGGAAATGGGAATTGATGTCATGGTGATGAAGGCAGGCATGGCCAATCTTTTCCAAAGTGACCTTTTCCAATCAGTTTTTGTGAATACAACTGGGGTACCACTACAATTGTTGGAAACAGACGGTGCCGAAGGGGCAGCTCGGGCTGCAGGCGTGGGTATTGGTAATTGGAGCCGAAAAGAAGCGTTCGACAACCTCAAAGAAATTAAAACCATTGAACCCAATGCGGTAGATCAGTCGGCTTACACTGATGCTTACCAAGATTGGAAAAATAATTTAGCTCACTTCATTAAACACTAA